A section of the Branchiostoma lanceolatum isolate klBraLanc5 chromosome 19, klBraLanc5.hap2, whole genome shotgun sequence genome encodes:
- the LOC136425741 gene encoding uncharacterized protein has product MLLRRHRAQLHGAVRVMENLKAQGFSIKPDRQTLTCGEMMLTAGALAQLHGLSHRLEFRSGKSLAKKFDWLVDQKNFLETAIYEYHNGVKTFAATFPDQTDLAACLEKVKLQPVLLDVLKSPRVKVLNQTDSRTSNVMIKYEGDVPMAVKLVDWQGLQYLPPTYDLALMFLCSAGWDVFHNHRDAILAHYHQQLHNTLGPTEPSGLQSYTLEQLKADFRADSLYGVISRFIRLAILPADPGLLRMVQEIKKWGVL; this is encoded by the exons ATGCTACTTCGCCGCCACCGAGCCCAGCTCCATGGTGCTGTCAGGGTTATGGAGAACCTGAAAGCTCAGGGATTCTCCATTAAACCCGACCGCCAAACACTGACCTGTGGTGAGATGATGCTGACAGCCGGGGCCCTGGCGCAGTTGCACGGCCTATCACATCGGCTGGAGTTCCGTTCTGGTAAATCACTCGCCAAGAAGTTTGATTGGCTGGTAGATCAGAAGAATTTTCTCGAAACGGCCATTTACGAGTATCATAACGGTGTGAAGACATTCGCAGCAACCTTCCCTGACCAAACTGACCTTGCGGCTTGTCTTGAGAAGGTGAAGCTCCAGCCTGTTCTACTCGATGTTCTGAAGAGCCCGAGAGTGAAGGTGCTTAACCAGACAGACAGTCGGACCAGTAACGTCATGATTAAG TATGAAGGAGACGTGCCCATGGCGGTTAAGTTGGTGGATTGGCAGGGGCTTCAGTACCTCCCGCCGACCTATGACCTGGCCCTGATGTTCCTCTGTTCTGCGGGATGGGACGTGTTCCACAACCACAGGGACGCCATCCTGGCCCACTATCACCAACAACTGCACAACACCCTCGGACCCACTG AACCCTCGGGCCTACAGAGCTACACACTGGAACAGTTGAAGGCAGACTTCCGCGCCGACAGTCTGTACGGGGTCATCAGCCGGTTCATCCGCCTGGCGATCCTGCCTGCTGACCCGGGCCTGCTGCGGATGGTCCAGGAGATCAAGAAGTGGGGCGTTCTGTAG
- the LOC136425511 gene encoding carbohydrate sulfotransferase 10-like: protein MGILEWLRSRSSQAAKCIMVAGGAVILFGFMFYTDEVHMSQTPFRLGSYVPDDDAESNMVSPRQDQSRRKALLEEYCQKNSSSDMSPRMMGNFFVSDRYKVLYCKVARTGSTTTSALLYNLEFGTNFTQQEYLEQQGGTPILKRLTSYTKDEQMLRLNTYKKLVVVRNPLERLVSAYLFFFGGKDYFVGKTRHVLYNQHYQDMLETIDWKIPHTEDYGVIQTTNEKYHVIPFLAFIRAVTEDTDRWENEHWALMSNYCSPCQVHFDFIAHTETLAKDLNIFFRNAGVTGRENVFPPVKTRLGKRKMLDLYRQIPIKDIQRIGGKYAPDFDMFGYSLEETILQLLST from the exons ATGGGCATTCTTGAATGGCTGAGATCTAGATCTTCACAAGCAGCGAAGTGCATTATGGTTGCCGGGGGCGCTGTGATCCTTTTTGGCTTCATGTTTTACACTGATGAGGTCCACATGTCGCAGACACCATTTCGCCTTGGGTCATATGTTCCGG ATGACGACGCAGAAAGCAACATGGTATCCCCAAGACAAGACCAGTCCAGAAGAAAGGCTTTGCTGGAAGAGTACTGTCAGAAGAATTCGTCATCAGACATG TCGCCCCGCATGATGGGTAACTTCTTCGTCAGTGATAGATACAAAGTGCTGTACTGCAAAGTCGCCAGAACCGGCAGCACAACAACCAGTGCTCTACTCTACAACTTGGAGTTCGGGACAAACTTCACTCAACAAGAGTACCTAGAACAGCAAGGTGGCACACCGATATTAAAACGGTTGACTTCATACACAAAGGATGAACAAATGCTACGTCTGAACACTTACAAGAAACTCGTGGTGGTGCGCAATCCCCTCGAGAG ATTGGTCTCGGCATACTTATTTTTCTTTGGAGGAAAGGACTACTTCGTTGGAAAAACGAGACACGTCCTTTACAACCAACATTATCAAGATATGCTGGAAACAATCGACTGGAAG ATTCCACACACCGAGGACTACGGCGTCATTCAAACTACAAATGAAAAGTACCATGTCATTCCATTTTTGGCCTTCATAAGAGCTGTAACGGAAGACACAGATAGATGGGAAAATGAACACTGGGCGCTGATGTCTAACTATTGCTCACCTTGTCAA GTTCACTTTGACTTCATAGCCCACACGGAGACTCTAGCGAAGGACTTAAACATCTTCTTTCGAAACGCTGGCGTCACAGGAAGAGAGAACGTCTTCCCTCCTGTAAAAACACGTCTAGGCAAGAGAAAGATGTTGGATCTGTATCGACAAATACCAATTAAAGACATTCAGCGCATTGGAGGGAAGTACGCGCCGGACTTCGACATGTTTGGCTATTCCTTAGAAGAAACTATTCTTCAGCTACTCTCTACCTGA